Genomic window (Bosea vaviloviae):
CCAGCCACTATGATGCCGTGAGCTTCGATTTTCTTGCGATGCTTTGGCAGCGGCGCGGGCTGATCCTGTCGATGGCCTGCGGCAGCATGCTGCTTGCCGCTTTGGCCACGATGATTATGCCACCGCGCTACGTGGCCGATCTGGTGCTGCAGTTCGACTTCGCGCGTGAGGACGCCCCGAATGGCGGCGGCAAATCGAGCAGCGTCGCGCTCGAAGCCTCGACGCTCGTCGAAAGCGAGGCGCGGATCATCCGCTCGCTTGCGACGGCGCGCGCCGTCGCTTCGCGCATGGGGCTCGATAGTGAGCCCGAGAAGCCGGCCTCCTCCCTGTCAGGTCTGATGGCGGGCGCAGCCGAGATGATCTTTTCCTCGGCGGCTCGCAATCGAATCCGGGAGTTTCTGGGGCTTGGTGGCGCAGGCCCCATGACCGTGCCGGCGAGGCGCGACATCGTCGCGCAGAAACTGCTGTCGTCGCTGACGGTCAGCAACGATGCAAAGGCCTATCTGATCACCCTCAAATATCAGGATACCGATCCCGATCGCGCCGCGCGCATCGTCAATGCCTTCGGGATTGAGTATCTCAGGCGGAAAATGGAGGCCTCTGCGAGCGCCTCGCAGCGCTCCAGCCAGTGGTATGGCCTGCAGGCGCTGGAGGCGCGCGCCAACCTCGTCAGGATCGACAAGGAGATCGAGGACTTCCGTGTCCGGACCGGCTTCGTCGAGCTTGGCCAGGACGGGGCCGACATGCAGCAGCAGCAGCTTCGCGACATGCTGGCCCAGCTCAATGCCGCCTCGGTCACGCGGCTGGCGGAGGAGACGCGCCTGCATCGTGCGCAGGTATCGCTTGCTGCAGGTAATGTGCCGCAGGCGACGGATCTCGGCGGATCTCCAGTCGTTCAGGCGCTTCTGGATGAGGAAGGAAAGGCGCGCAGGGCTCTGGACGAGATGGTCAGCTCGACGGGAGATCGCCACCCCGCGGTCGCTCGGCTCAAGCTGACGCTCGCATCGGTGCAGGAGCGCCTGAAAAAGCAGCTGGCGCAGTCGGTCGCCAATATCGAAACCGATGTGCAGGCAGCCCATGCCGCCGAGGCTGCGCTGTCACAGCGCGTCGCGGCACTCCAGACGAAATCCATTGAGTCCAGAGGGCTGGAAGGTCAGCTGAAAACCCTGCAAGCCGAGGCGACGGCCGCGCGCGATCGGCTGAAGCAGCTCTCGGACGCACAGCAGCAGTCCAGCGCCGTGAGCGAACTGCGGCCTGTCGTGGCGCAAATCCTGGCTCCCGCCGAAGTTCCCTCGTTGCCGGCTTCCCCCAGCCAGGCGCTCGTGCTTGGCCTCGCTTTGATGGGCGGGCTCGCCGCCGGAGCATCGCTCTCCTATGCGCTGGAGAAGCGGGACCGCGGTTTCCGCAGCGAGAACGAGTTCGCTGCAGAGACCCGCGTCAACTGCGTCGGCCTTCTGCCCAATCTCGAGCACTATCCGAGCGGGCTGGAAAGTCTCGTCTTCGCCGAAGCGGTGCGATCGACGGTGGCCGGGATGTTCCCTCCCACCAACCCGCCGAAGGTCGTGCTGATCACGTCTTCGGCGCCCGGCGAGGGCAAGTCCTTCGTCGCCTCGGCCATGGCCCGCGTGCTCGCGAAGATGGGGCAGCGGGTTCTGGTGGTGGATGGCTCGCCCCGGCGCCTGCTGCTCGGCGAAAACTTCCCGCATGAAGCGCTGCTCGACCAGTGCCTGCCTCAGGCCGGCGACATCAGTGCCGCGGGTTCGACACCTGTCGCGACGGTCCGGCGAGCATCCGGCCTGCGGGACGGCCAGAACGTCTACTCGAATCCGGCGTTCGAGGCGATGCTGCGCGAGGCGCGGGCGAGATACGACAT
Coding sequences:
- a CDS encoding GumC family protein, with amino-acid sequence MDFFSEMRGPRQTATLSSHYDAVSFDFLAMLWQRRGLILSMACGSMLLAALATMIMPPRYVADLVLQFDFAREDAPNGGGKSSSVALEASTLVESEARIIRSLATARAVASRMGLDSEPEKPASSLSGLMAGAAEMIFSSAARNRIREFLGLGGAGPMTVPARRDIVAQKLLSSLTVSNDAKAYLITLKYQDTDPDRAARIVNAFGIEYLRRKMEASASASQRSSQWYGLQALEARANLVRIDKEIEDFRVRTGFVELGQDGADMQQQQLRDMLAQLNAASVTRLAEETRLHRAQVSLAAGNVPQATDLGGSPVVQALLDEEGKARRALDEMVSSTGDRHPAVARLKLTLASVQERLKKQLAQSVANIETDVQAAHAAEAALSQRVAALQTKSIESRGLEGQLKTLQAEATAARDRLKQLSDAQQQSSAVSELRPVVAQILAPAEVPSLPASPSQALVLGLALMGGLAAGASLSYALEKRDRGFRSENEFAAETRVNCVGLLPNLEHYPSGLESLVFAEAVRSTVAGMFPPTNPPKVVLITSSAPGEGKSFVASAMARVLAKMGQRVLVVDGSPRRLLLGENFPHEALLDQCLPQAGDISAAGSTPVATVRRASGLRDGQNVYSNPAFEAMLREARARYDIILFEVAPVLLSADSALLREHADTVLHVVKWNDTRKTTVATTLDHLARLGLDVGGIVLNCVDLEEQGRYNASDRGQIYRDYKSFYQASA